The proteins below are encoded in one region of Clostridium pasteurianum DSM 525 = ATCC 6013:
- a CDS encoding twin-arginine translocase TatA/TatE family subunit: protein MFNIGFGELILILLIAFLVVGPQDLPKVARALARALKYFHGIIGEITQSVNLDSELTEISNVKSKIQQTVKNVNPLNDIDNEINDVKEKLKSTEKTLKKSSNF from the coding sequence ATGTTTAATATTGGCTTTGGTGAATTAATTTTAATTCTATTGATTGCTTTCCTTGTAGTTGGTCCTCAGGACTTACCTAAAGTTGCCAGAGCACTTGCCCGTGCCTTGAAGTATTTTCATGGTATTATAGGTGAAATAACACAATCTGTAAACTTAGATTCAGAATTAACTGAAATCAGTAATGTAAAAAGTAAAATTCAACAGACAGTAAAAAATGTTAATCCGTTAAATGATATTGACAATGAAATAAACGACGTAAAAGAGAAATTGAAATCAACTGAAAAGACATTAAAAAAATCAAGTAATTTCTGA
- the glp gene encoding gephyrin-like molybdotransferase Glp, producing the protein MNFYNVVSVEEAKNIINCNFKLILKTELIDIKECNGRVLSKDITSPLNIPGFKRSMVDGYAVKFRDLQGASESMPSLLDLKGEVKMGKMPVKSLEYPGECMYIPTGGMLPEGTDSVIMIEYIDKMDDATVLANKSISFGENVLNEDEDVEFGETVLKQGTILKPYGISMLSSLGITKVQVFCKPRIGIISTGDEIVSPEKQPQLGEIRDINSYLIYSSVIEDGGQPILYGIIKDNYEELFETVKRAVNECDLVLVSGGSSVGKKDETAKVIDELGAHGILFHGISIKPGKPTILGKIKDKPIFGLPGHPLSCAVVYRILVRYIINAMMGFEDVDYPIPCKFNMNYHKAKGREEYLPVTINNVNGEYIAAPVLSKSAAISGFTKAWGYIKINKNVEGVYEHEKVYVYKFQR; encoded by the coding sequence ATGAATTTTTATAATGTAGTATCTGTAGAAGAGGCAAAGAATATTATAAACTGTAACTTTAAGTTAATTTTAAAAACAGAATTGATAGATATTAAAGAGTGCAATGGCAGAGTGTTATCCAAGGATATTACATCACCTTTAAACATTCCTGGATTTAAAAGATCTATGGTGGATGGATATGCTGTTAAGTTTAGAGATCTTCAGGGTGCTAGTGAAAGTATGCCTTCCTTGCTTGATTTAAAAGGAGAAGTTAAAATGGGGAAAATGCCAGTTAAATCACTAGAGTATCCAGGTGAATGTATGTATATACCAACTGGAGGAATGCTTCCTGAGGGTACTGATAGTGTGATTATGATAGAATACATAGATAAAATGGATGATGCTACTGTACTTGCCAATAAGTCTATTTCCTTTGGAGAAAATGTATTGAATGAAGATGAAGATGTGGAATTTGGAGAAACTGTGCTGAAACAGGGAACAATACTGAAACCTTACGGCATAAGTATGCTATCCAGCTTAGGAATCACTAAAGTACAAGTATTTTGTAAACCGAGGATTGGAATAATTTCTACAGGAGATGAAATTGTATCTCCTGAAAAACAGCCGCAGCTTGGTGAAATTAGAGATATTAACTCTTATCTTATTTATTCTTCGGTTATTGAAGATGGTGGACAACCTATACTATATGGGATCATTAAAGATAATTATGAAGAATTATTTGAAACTGTTAAAAGAGCTGTAAATGAATGTGATTTAGTGCTAGTATCTGGAGGCAGTTCTGTAGGGAAAAAAGATGAAACTGCAAAGGTTATTGATGAACTTGGAGCTCATGGAATACTTTTTCATGGAATATCTATAAAGCCAGGTAAGCCAACTATACTTGGGAAGATAAAAGATAAGCCTATCTTTGGTCTTCCAGGGCATCCACTTTCCTGTGCTGTGGTTTATAGAATACTAGTTAGATACATTATTAATGCAATGATGGGATTTGAGGATGTGGATTATCCTATTCCCTGTAAATTCAACATGAATTATCATAAAGCTAAGGGAAGAGAAGAATATCTTCCAGTTACTATTAACAATGTGAATGGAGAATATATAGCTGCACCTGTTTTGAGTAAATCTGCAGCTATCAGTGGATTTACAAAAGCATGGGGTTACATAAAAATCAATAAAAATGTGGAAGGAGTTTATGAACATGAAAAAGTATATGTTTATAAATTTCAGAGGTGA
- a CDS encoding 4Fe-4S dicluster domain-containing protein, protein MLNDLLTNYLFNKLIDENHPTIEYDGCINKNQRKKVCTACQTFCSQGIIKSTNLKKIDWYKCINCNICVSVCPSRTIRSSSSTMNKILNIIYEVKGEEIILACHKEEISVDIKLHCIASYPWEILACLALERPVIIVRRSCDSCSEKSSDEKLIEIKLKRVREFLGEELYNKRIIINDIGSAMPQKHFSRRDMFAFILKKTKATITTLLPEDASIKLDGILYRKVLLNRLKNIKYLNIDQKKFGWYTPVFGSRCWGCGICEKVCPQKAIHISEGEKGTRIINHTVWKCDSCRVCENVCINKAIEGMKLVYIYNAFLPVKTKIKSAVCKECGAPVKPEAEEELCMSCYSKKKYLKPI, encoded by the coding sequence ATGTTAAATGATCTGTTAACTAATTATTTATTCAATAAATTAATAGATGAAAATCATCCAACTATTGAATATGATGGTTGTATCAATAAAAATCAGAGGAAAAAGGTATGTACAGCATGTCAGACATTCTGCAGTCAGGGAATAATAAAATCTACAAATTTAAAAAAGATTGATTGGTATAAATGTATTAATTGTAATATATGTGTTTCTGTATGTCCATCAAGAACGATACGATCTTCTTCTAGTACCATGAATAAAATTCTAAATATTATATATGAAGTAAAGGGAGAGGAGATTATTTTAGCATGTCACAAGGAAGAAATATCTGTGGATATAAAATTACATTGTATAGCTTCCTATCCCTGGGAGATATTGGCTTGTTTAGCTTTAGAAAGACCAGTAATAATTGTCAGAAGAAGTTGTGATAGTTGTTCAGAAAAGTCTTCTGATGAAAAATTAATAGAAATAAAGCTAAAACGTGTAAGAGAATTTTTGGGAGAGGAATTATACAATAAGCGCATTATTATCAACGATATTGGGTCAGCAATGCCTCAAAAACATTTTTCTAGAAGGGATATGTTTGCATTTATATTGAAAAAAACAAAGGCGACAATTACTACTCTGCTGCCAGAAGATGCAAGTATTAAATTAGATGGAATACTTTATAGGAAAGTATTACTAAACAGATTAAAAAATATTAAATATCTGAATATTGATCAAAAAAAATTTGGATGGTATACACCTGTATTTGGCAGTAGATGCTGGGGGTGTGGAATTTGTGAAAAAGTTTGTCCTCAAAAAGCAATTCATATTTCTGAAGGAGAAAAGGGCACAAGGATTATAAATCATACTGTATGGAAATGTGACAGCTGCAGAGTATGTGAAAATGTCTGTATAAATAAAGCAATTGAAGGGATGAAATTAGTATATATTTACAATGCTTTTCTCCCAGTAAAAACAAAAATTAAGTCGGCAGTTTGTAAAGAATGTGGTGCACCTGTAAAGCCGGAGGCAGAAGAAGAGCTTTGCATGTCATGTTATAGTAAAAAGAAATACTTGAAACCAATTTAG
- a CDS encoding twin-arginine translocase TatA/TatE family subunit, which yields MRFGKAEILLLILLALIFFGGGKLGNVGKSLGKSIKEFKEEIKDNNKETVKKAESDDKEKA from the coding sequence ATGAGATTTGGAAAAGCAGAAATTTTATTACTTATATTGCTTGCACTAATATTTTTTGGCGGTGGGAAACTTGGCAACGTGGGTAAATCTCTTGGAAAAAGTATAAAAGAGTTCAAAGAAGAAATAAAAGATAATAACAAAGAAACAGTTAAGAAGGCTGAATCTGATGATAAAGAGAAAGCATAA
- a CDS encoding radical SAM protein: MVIDINEKTINLVKNPVFKEYASFYLDILKNFIEQVEQYGISFDKNEEISIETKKVLNRLKQKQIIFRNDDKSIYNNFISPACEACAKGIGSVTTYISLMCHRNCYYCFNANQEEYESFHNSKRDWKSQLKHIIKTEKNINYMALSGGEPLLHKQDTVEYFNYIKNYMKNVHTRLYTSGDLLDEKLAKKLCEAELREIRFSIKLEDGLELHNTVLKKIALARQYIPEVFVEMPVIPGTFEEMKQLIFDLEKLNVDGINLLEFCFPYNNRDEYVKRGFKLKYPPFKVLYNYWYSGGLAVSESELLSLKLLEFILDNNLKIGAHYCSLENKHTGQIYRQNTIYKASLKNTIFSNRDYYLKTAKVFGKDISEVISAFSKNGIEDYEENKEYGFIQFEPEKIKYLKGTEIEVAISYNITEKRDNMTCLRELKVDYTTPEMFSLKDI; the protein is encoded by the coding sequence ATGGTAATAGATATTAATGAGAAGACAATAAATTTAGTTAAAAATCCAGTATTTAAAGAATATGCATCCTTTTATCTGGATATTTTAAAGAATTTTATTGAACAGGTAGAGCAATACGGAATTTCTTTTGATAAAAATGAAGAGATAAGTATAGAGACAAAAAAGGTATTAAATCGCTTAAAACAAAAACAAATTATTTTTCGCAATGATGATAAAAGTATTTATAATAATTTTATATCTCCTGCCTGTGAGGCTTGCGCTAAGGGCATTGGAAGTGTAACTACATATATTTCTTTGATGTGCCATAGAAATTGCTATTATTGTTTTAACGCAAATCAGGAAGAGTATGAATCGTTTCATAATAGTAAAAGAGATTGGAAATCACAATTAAAACATATCATAAAAACAGAGAAAAATATTAATTATATGGCTCTTTCAGGAGGTGAACCACTCTTACATAAGCAAGATACTGTTGAGTATTTTAATTATATTAAAAATTACATGAAAAATGTACATACAAGATTATATACCTCTGGTGATCTATTGGATGAAAAGCTTGCTAAAAAATTGTGTGAAGCAGAATTAAGAGAAATACGTTTTAGTATTAAATTAGAAGATGGTTTAGAATTACACAATACAGTATTGAAAAAAATAGCACTTGCTCGTCAATATATACCTGAGGTATTTGTAGAAATGCCTGTTATTCCAGGAACCTTTGAAGAAATGAAGCAATTAATATTTGATTTAGAAAAATTAAATGTAGATGGAATTAATCTCTTAGAATTTTGCTTTCCATATAACAATAGAGATGAATATGTAAAAAGAGGATTTAAGCTAAAATATCCACCTTTCAAAGTACTTTATAATTACTGGTATTCTGGTGGCTTGGCTGTATCTGAAAGTGAGCTTTTAAGTTTAAAATTATTAGAATTTATATTGGATAACAATTTGAAAATAGGTGCACATTACTGTTCGTTGGAAAATAAACATACTGGCCAGATATATAGACAAAATACAATTTATAAAGCTTCATTGAAAAACACAATTTTTTCAAACAGAGATTATTATTTAAAGACAGCTAAGGTATTTGGAAAGGATATTTCAGAGGTAATATCAGCATTTAGTAAAAATGGAATAGAAGATTATGAAGAAAATAAGGAATATGGCTTTATCCAGTTTGAACCAGAGAAAATTAAGTATTTGAAAGGTACTGAAATAGAAGTGGCTATTTCCTATAATATTACAGAGAAAAGAGATAATATGACCTGTTTAAGGGAATTAAAAGTTGATTATACGACGCCGGAAATGTTTAGTTTAAAAGATATATAA
- the tatC gene encoding twin-arginine translocase subunit TatC: protein MYEKFNDNKLGTPKTILDHLKDLRKMLLIISISIGAAFNIILIFFVTYIMDFIVRPLKTMHIEIIYTGLSESFTSQVKVSLIAGVIVVSPIIFWQVWTFLKPALYPKERLIFGSLFISGIFLFILGVVFAYLVVLNLSINFFVYTSGTSATPMISISKYVDFLFSFLLPFGITFELPIVLIILTRLGIITVSKLSKYRKYVIFAIFVIAAILTPPDVVSQISMAIPIIILYEISILACKLVKKRI from the coding sequence ATATATGAAAAATTTAATGACAATAAATTAGGAACCCCAAAAACTATATTAGATCACTTAAAAGATCTGCGTAAAATGTTATTAATAATTTCTATTTCTATAGGTGCTGCTTTTAATATAATTCTTATCTTTTTTGTAACCTACATAATGGATTTTATAGTTAGGCCTTTAAAAACTATGCATATTGAAATTATCTATACTGGATTGTCTGAATCCTTTACTTCACAAGTTAAGGTTTCTTTAATTGCCGGTGTAATTGTAGTATCACCAATTATTTTTTGGCAAGTTTGGACTTTTTTAAAACCAGCTCTTTACCCGAAAGAACGATTAATATTTGGCAGTCTGTTTATTTCAGGTATTTTCCTATTTATTTTGGGAGTAGTATTTGCCTATTTAGTTGTACTAAATTTATCCATTAATTTTTTTGTTTATACCAGTGGTACTTCGGCAACTCCCATGATTTCCATAAGCAAATATGTAGATTTCCTATTTAGTTTTCTACTACCCTTTGGAATAACTTTTGAACTTCCAATAGTACTTATTATTTTAACACGATTAGGCATAATTACTGTCAGCAAGCTTTCAAAATATAGAAAATATGTTATATTTGCTATATTTGTTATTGCAGCCATATTAACTCCACCTGATGTGGTTTCCCAAATTTCAATGGCTATACCCATTATAATTCTCTATGAAATCAGTATTTTAGCATGTAAATTAGTTAAAAAACGAATCTGA
- a CDS encoding TorD/DmsD family molecular chaperone — MIDQRESIEILIASRTYLYGIFHNIFGAEPSREQLKLVTAHTTTDALELLDMEDNHSMVDAAEFLKSIAYKIKDDFIDKLKMEYTRLLIGPEKMPAPPWESVYITKERILFRESTLQVRKIYMKHGIIPTRYLHVADDHIALELEFIFCLSKKMQKEFENENMEIVVQLLKDQKNFLEYHLQKWIPDFANAMQKSDSKLYYPEMANILKEFLVIDYDIIIEVLDNINLKR, encoded by the coding sequence ATGATAGATCAAAGAGAAAGTATTGAAATACTTATTGCAAGCAGAACTTATTTGTATGGAATATTTCACAATATATTTGGTGCTGAACCAAGCCGTGAACAATTAAAATTAGTAACCGCTCACACTACCACAGATGCTTTGGAGTTATTGGATATGGAAGATAATCATTCCATGGTGGATGCAGCAGAATTTTTGAAATCTATTGCCTATAAAATAAAGGATGATTTTATTGATAAACTTAAAATGGAGTATACAAGATTACTTATAGGACCGGAAAAAATGCCAGCCCCTCCCTGGGAATCTGTATATATAACAAAGGAACGTATTTTATTCAGGGAAAGCACTTTACAAGTCCGTAAAATTTATATGAAGCATGGCATTATTCCCACCAGATATCTTCATGTAGCAGATGACCATATTGCACTGGAATTAGAATTCATTTTCTGCTTAAGCAAAAAAATGCAAAAGGAATTTGAAAATGAAAATATGGAAATAGTAGTTCAACTGTTAAAGGATCAAAAAAATTTCTTGGAATATCATCTTCAAAAATGGATTCCTGATTTTGCAAATGCAATGCAAAAGTCAGATTCTAAATTATATTATCCAGAGATGGCTAATATTTTGAAGGAATTTTTAGTTATTGATTACGATATTATTATTGAGGTATTAGATAATATAAATTTAAAGAGGTGA
- a CDS encoding molybdopterin biosynthesis protein, whose protein sequence is MVQKVYLSNYELKEALSEYLGRIKHSFLNKELLNTEEALGRVTSEAVYSKISSPFYNCSAMDGIAVQSLKTIGASEKRPITLEEGKDYLVVDTGDPIPREYDCVIMVEDTVKIDGDKVKIYKSAAPWQHIRPLGEDIVENQLIVPSGHMIRPVDIGAMLAGGVNTVEVYKKPLIGVIPTGTELVDPGSNLKIGDIIDFNSRVFSAQVTQYGGIPKRYGIVKDNYDILKSILKKAVSECDIVIINAGSSAGREDYTSDVISDLGEVYIHGVSIKPGKPVVLGEVENKPVLGIPGYPVSAYFIMDKILKVIIEGYQGKKTEKVQRLEATLSRRVMSSLKYLEFVRMKLGYVGNKFIATPLSRGAGSTMSLVRADGILEIPQNVEGIEAGSKVQISLMKNIDEIKNTIVCIGSHDPILDILSDLIHVKNPDYYLSSAHTGSMGGIMALKNGETHIAPIHLLDMESGKYNIFYINKYLKGKNIALIKVVNRIQGLMVQKGNPLCLKEISDIYKKGVRFVNRQRGAGTRLLLDYYLKKLNISPKDINGYEREEFTHLSVAAAVASGDVDCGLGVYSAAEIMGLDFIPVCNEEYDFAVPEEYLEMETIKELIDIMKSNIFLKELDRLGGYDYSSIGRVITHNDKKLTFAKKVDKDVHLKAIDRV, encoded by the coding sequence ATGGTGCAAAAAGTATATTTGTCAAATTATGAATTAAAAGAAGCTCTCAGTGAATATTTGGGAAGAATAAAACATTCATTTTTAAATAAGGAATTGCTAAATACAGAAGAAGCCTTAGGAAGGGTTACTTCAGAAGCAGTTTATTCAAAAATATCTTCTCCCTTCTATAATTGTTCTGCTATGGATGGTATTGCTGTCCAAAGCTTAAAAACTATAGGTGCTTCTGAAAAGAGGCCTATTACACTAGAAGAAGGCAAGGATTATTTAGTTGTAGATACAGGTGATCCAATTCCAAGAGAATATGATTGTGTAATAATGGTTGAGGATACAGTTAAAATAGATGGAGATAAAGTTAAAATATATAAAAGTGCAGCACCCTGGCAGCATATAAGGCCATTAGGTGAAGATATAGTTGAAAATCAACTTATTGTACCCTCTGGGCATATGATAAGACCGGTGGATATAGGAGCAATGTTAGCAGGAGGAGTAAATACCGTTGAAGTGTATAAAAAGCCTTTAATAGGTGTTATTCCAACCGGCACTGAACTTGTAGATCCGGGCAGCAATCTTAAAATAGGAGATATAATTGACTTTAATTCAAGAGTATTTAGTGCTCAAGTTACTCAATACGGCGGGATACCAAAACGATATGGGATAGTTAAGGATAATTATGATATTTTAAAAAGTATCTTAAAAAAGGCTGTTTCAGAATGTGATATAGTGATAATAAATGCGGGTTCTTCTGCAGGTAGGGAGGACTATACCAGCGATGTGATTTCGGATTTAGGAGAAGTTTATATACACGGTGTATCTATAAAGCCAGGTAAACCAGTTGTCCTGGGAGAAGTTGAAAACAAGCCGGTTCTTGGAATTCCTGGATATCCAGTTTCCGCTTATTTTATAATGGATAAGATTCTCAAAGTAATTATAGAAGGATATCAGGGAAAGAAAACTGAAAAAGTACAAAGGCTAGAGGCTACTCTATCGAGAAGAGTTATGTCTTCCTTAAAGTATTTGGAATTTGTGAGAATGAAGCTTGGATATGTGGGAAATAAATTCATTGCTACCCCACTTTCAAGAGGGGCAGGGTCTACCATGTCTCTTGTAAGAGCAGATGGAATATTGGAAATTCCACAAAATGTAGAGGGGATTGAGGCTGGAAGCAAGGTACAAATAAGCCTTATGAAAAATATAGATGAAATTAAAAATACTATTGTTTGTATAGGAAGCCATGATCCTATATTGGACATACTTTCCGATCTGATTCATGTAAAAAATCCTGATTATTACTTATCATCTGCTCATACTGGAAGTATGGGAGGTATAATGGCACTGAAAAATGGAGAAACCCATATCGCTCCAATTCATCTATTGGATATGGAAAGTGGAAAATATAATATTTTTTACATTAATAAATACTTAAAAGGTAAAAATATAGCCTTAATAAAGGTAGTAAATAGAATCCAAGGGCTTATGGTTCAAAAGGGAAATCCATTGTGCCTTAAAGAAATCTCAGACATATACAAAAAAGGTGTACGTTTTGTAAATAGACAAAGAGGAGCAGGCACAAGGCTGTTATTAGATTATTATTTGAAAAAATTAAATATTTCTCCAAAAGATATTAACGGATATGAAAGAGAGGAATTTACTCATCTGTCTGTAGCTGCAGCAGTAGCCAGTGGAGATGTAGACTGCGGTCTTGGAGTATATTCAGCAGCAGAGATTATGGGTCTTGATTTTATTCCAGTGTGCAATGAAGAATACGATTTTGCAGTGCCTGAAGAATATTTGGAAATGGAGACTATTAAAGAGTTAATTGATATTATGAAAAGCAATATATTCTTAAAAGAACTGGATAGGCTTGGAGGCTATGATTATTCAAGTATTGGCAGGGTAATAACACATAATGATAAAAAGTTGACTTTTGCAAAGAAAGTAGATAAAGATGTTCATTTAAAAGCTATTGATAGAGTTTAA
- a CDS encoding IS91 family transposase — protein MQGVIKQIFVDNWEKFSEIYKGKIRANISREVDKMINCKSLDNGFIEFKCENCGHIKRVGFSCKSRFCTSCGKKKSEEWSDEMVARLINSKHRHMVFTIPQELRIYFARDRKLLSLLPKCSAKAIMSWFRDLNKKECFTPGIISVIHTFGRDLKWNPHVHLIVTEGGAGEITIWRNTKHINYTALRKRWQKILLDEIGINLKSGKKEFKKLKNKLYKRLENGFYVYGKGEIKTAKQAGKYVGRYTARPAIAESRIIKYDGKKVTFRYERHEDGEEVVEEIDVIDFIGRVIRHIPEKNFKMIRYYGIYAKNTRHKNKFFKLVNEKVAEFKRKINNWQTRILLTFGVNPLKCEKCGTQMKFHDIYYKNVSVREKFKEKIIGENKIKIEEIMYNYGVIKGIIRDKIEPLYV, from the coding sequence ATGCAAGGTGTTATAAAACAAATATTTGTGGATAATTGGGAAAAATTCAGTGAGATATATAAAGGGAAAATTAGAGCTAACATAAGTAGAGAAGTTGATAAGATGATTAATTGTAAATCCTTAGATAATGGATTTATTGAGTTTAAGTGTGAAAATTGTGGTCATATAAAAAGAGTTGGATTTAGCTGTAAAAGTAGATTTTGTACCTCATGTGGTAAGAAAAAATCTGAAGAATGGTCTGATGAAATGGTGGCAAGACTTATTAACTCAAAGCATAGACATATGGTATTTACAATTCCACAGGAACTTAGAATATATTTTGCTAGGGATAGAAAACTATTATCATTATTACCTAAATGTTCAGCAAAAGCAATTATGAGCTGGTTTAGAGATTTAAATAAAAAAGAATGTTTTACACCAGGAATAATCTCAGTAATTCATACTTTTGGAAGAGACTTAAAATGGAATCCACATGTTCACTTAATTGTCACCGAAGGTGGTGCTGGAGAAATTACAATTTGGAGGAATACAAAACATATAAATTATACAGCACTAAGGAAAAGATGGCAAAAAATATTGTTAGACGAAATAGGAATTAATCTTAAAAGTGGAAAAAAAGAATTTAAAAAATTAAAAAATAAGCTATATAAAAGGTTAGAGAATGGATTTTATGTATATGGAAAAGGTGAAATAAAAACAGCAAAGCAAGCAGGAAAGTATGTTGGAAGATATACAGCAAGACCAGCTATCGCTGAATCAAGAATAATAAAGTATGATGGTAAAAAAGTAACTTTTCGTTATGAAAGACATGAAGATGGTGAAGAAGTTGTAGAGGAAATAGATGTTATTGATTTTATAGGTAGAGTAATAAGACACATACCAGAAAAGAATTTTAAGATGATAAGATATTATGGAATATATGCTAAAAACACAAGACATAAAAATAAATTTTTTAAGTTGGTAAATGAAAAAGTTGCTGAGTTCAAAAGAAAAATTAATAATTGGCAAACAAGAATACTTCTTACATTTGGAGTGAATCCATTAAAATGTGAAAAGTGTGGAACACAGATGAAATTTCATGATATATACTATAAAAATGTAAGTGTAAGAGAAAAATTTAAAGAGAAAATAATAGGTGAAAACAAAATAAAAATTGAAGAGATAATGTACAATTATGGTGTGATTAAGGGAATAATTCGTGATAAAATAGAGCCATTATATGTATAA
- a CDS encoding MOSC domain-containing protein has protein sequence MASIVALNISEKKGIAKHTIEKGYFKVDYGLLGDVHAGSGARQVSLLGQESIDKINKLKIKGFCNAKFVENITSEGVVFHELSVGKNLKIGEVILEITQIGKECYQGCKIKIRNSTGTCAMSKEVIFARVLRDGWIKSGDEIQLL, from the coding sequence GTGGCCAGTATTGTTGCATTAAACATAAGTGAGAAAAAAGGAATCGCAAAACATACTATTGAAAAGGGATATTTTAAAGTTGATTATGGGTTATTAGGTGATGTCCACGCTGGAAGCGGAGCTAGGCAGGTAAGTTTACTTGGTCAAGAGAGTATAGATAAGATTAACAAATTAAAAATAAAGGGATTTTGCAATGCTAAGTTTGTGGAAAATATTACTAGTGAAGGAGTAGTTTTTCATGAACTTTCTGTGGGAAAAAATCTTAAGATTGGAGAAGTTATTTTAGAAATTACTCAGATAGGTAAGGAATGCTATCAAGGATGTAAAATAAAAATAAGAAATTCAACAGGCACCTGTGCTATGTCAAAAGAAGTTATATTTGCCAGAGTACTGAGGGATGGGTGGATAAAATCAGGAGATGAAATTCAATTGTTATGA
- a CDS encoding 4Fe-4S binding protein — protein MSKKIKEIQIFRHIIQIILFFLLPGVYILAFSELKSIFQMIIRGNFNFIQSLPGLIEFTVAIIFTILMGRFFCGWFCAFGSFNDWIHIASKKILKTDFKISEKLDSILKYIKYGILALILIFILTGKNDILNGTSPWDAFAQITNFSTVISTITIGFIFLILILIGNIFIERFFCRYLCPLGAVFSLISKISILKISKPTEKCGNCRICTNNCSMGLKLYSIDNIRGGECINCLRCVETCHRENPHVNIINTEVNSATASSFVVAIFAGIYGITNFGNSISIQKGLASSNAVISSTVSQGIKYKDGDYPGTGIGFNGGTTKVSVTIKNSKINAIKTISTEDTPDFYKNVENIIPNKIISTQSTSSVDTVSGATYSSKGIIDATQNALNKAK, from the coding sequence ATGTCAAAAAAAATAAAGGAAATACAAATCTTCAGGCATATCATACAGATAATCTTATTTTTTCTTTTACCCGGTGTATACATATTGGCCTTTAGTGAATTAAAATCTATTTTCCAGATGATCATCAGAGGAAATTTTAATTTTATTCAATCTCTTCCTGGTTTAATAGAATTTACAGTAGCAATTATTTTTACTATTTTAATGGGTAGATTTTTCTGTGGATGGTTTTGTGCTTTTGGCAGCTTTAATGATTGGATACATATAGCTTCAAAAAAAATATTAAAAACTGATTTTAAAATTAGTGAAAAACTTGATTCTATACTCAAATATATAAAATATGGAATATTAGCTTTAATTCTAATTTTTATACTTACTGGTAAAAATGACATTCTAAACGGCACAAGTCCTTGGGATGCTTTTGCGCAGATAACTAATTTCTCCACTGTAATATCTACTATAACTATTGGCTTTATATTTTTAATTTTGATACTTATAGGAAATATTTTTATTGAAAGATTTTTTTGCAGATATTTGTGTCCTTTAGGTGCTGTGTTTTCTTTAATCTCTAAAATAAGTATATTAAAAATAAGCAAACCAACTGAGAAATGTGGTAATTGTAGAATATGTACAAATAATTGTTCAATGGGATTAAAACTTTATAGTATAGATAACATCCGTGGAGGAGAATGTATAAATTGCTTAAGATGTGTAGAAACCTGTCATAGGGAAAATCCACATGTAAATATAATTAATACAGAAGTTAATTCAGCAACAGCCAGTTCTTTTGTTGTAGCTATTTTTGCAGGTATATATGGCATAACTAATTTTGGAAATTCAATCTCAATTCAGAAAGGCTTAGCTTCTTCCAATGCAGTAATATCCAGTACTGTTTCACAAGGAATTAAATATAAGGATGGAGATTACCCAGGAACTGGTATAGGCTTTAATGGCGGTACAACAAAAGTTTCTGTTACTATAAAAAATAGTAAAATTAATGCTATCAAAACAATATCAACTGAAGATACTCCAGACTTTTATAAAAATGTGGAAAATATTATTCCAAATAAAATAATTTCAACTCAATCAACAAGTTCAGTTGATACTGTATCTGGAGCAACTTATAGCAGTAAAGGCATTATTGATGCAACTCAAAATGCATTGAATAAAGCCAAATAA